In the genome of Nyctibius grandis isolate bNycGra1 chromosome 18, bNycGra1.pri, whole genome shotgun sequence, one region contains:
- the DHRS13 gene encoding dehydrogenase/reductase SDR family member 13, with product MGWVLLGVGLLLALYVLLRHGLRRAPPPPARPALRGRTAIVTGGSSGIGAATALELARGGARVVLAARSAPRGEAAARRIRRETGNAEVRFMQLDLASLRSVRAFASAFLRQEPHLHLLINNAGVSAGGTTEDGFSLPFQVNHLGHFLLTQLLQERLQSCAPSRVVIVASRAHCAGRLRPDTLATLGRPPPGLLSTFQDYCDSKLANVLHARELATRLQGTQVTCYAVHPGFVNTELFRHTPLWLKPLFLPLVWLFFLDAAEGARTSLHCATHEGLEPFSGRYFADCRPQEPWPPARDDRLARALWEASERLVGLGGAGGSPSPAPAAVPQ from the exons AtggggtgggtgctgctgggcgtcgggctgctgctggccctgtACGTGCTGCTCCGGCACGGCCtgcgccgcgccccgccgccccccgcccgccccgcgctgcGCGGCCGCACCGCCATCGTCACCG GGGGAAGCAGCGGCATCGGGGCGGCCACGGCGCTGGAGCtggcccgcggcggggcccgcgTCGTGCTGGCGGCCCGCAGCGCCCCGCGGGGGGaggccgccgcccgccgcatCCGCAGG GAGACTGGGAACGCGGAGGTGCGGTTCATGCAGCTGGACCTGGCCAGCCTGCGCTCAGTGCGAGCCTTCGCCAGCGCCTTCCTGCGCCAGGAGCCCCACCTGCACCTCCTCATCAACAACGCCG GGGTGAGCGCCGGGGGCACGACGGAGGACGGCTTCAGCCTCCCCTTCCAGGTGAACCACCTGGGCCATTTCCTGCTCacgcagctgctgcaggagcggCTGCAGAGCTGCGCGCCCAGCCGCGTGGTCATCGTCGCCTCCCGCGCCCACTGTGCCGGCCGCCTGCGCCCCGACACCCTGGCCACCCTGGGCCGCCCGCCCCCCGGCCTGCTCTCCACCTTCCAGGACTACTGCGACAGCAAGCTGGCCAACGTGCTGCACGCCCGCGAGCTGGCCACACGGCTGCAGGGCACCCAGGTGACGTGCTACGCCGTGCACCCAG GGTTTGTCAACACGGAGCTCTTCCGCCACACGCCGCTCTGGCTGAAGCCGCTCTTCCTGCCCCTCGTCTGGCTCTTCTTCCTCGACGCGGCCGAGGGTGCCCGCACGTCCCTGCACTGCGCCACGCACGAGGGCCTCGAGCCCTTCAGCGGCCGCTACTTTGCCGACTGCCGCCCGCAGGAGCCGTGGCCACCGGCCCGCGACGACCGGCTAGCCCGGGCACTCTGGGAGGCCAGCGAgaggctggtggggctggggggggccggggggagccccTCACCTGCCCCTGCTGCTGTCCCACAATAA